AAAATTAGATTATTATGCTTATATAGTTATCGATTTTATAAGATTATAATTGAGATTTTTTAAAAATAAGAAGCATTAGTATTTATTTTAACTAAAATTTTTTAAGAAAATAGGAAGTAAATCTAAACTAGGAACTATATACAATATAATAATTTTAATTAATATTCATACTTTTTTAAAAAAAACTAAAATTTTTTTAGTTGATATTGAAAAAATTAACACAAATAAAAAGGTCAAAAAAAGTTATTCTCTTAGCTTTAAAGTTAAAAATCAATAATCAAATTTAATATTCAGTAAAAAAAAAAAAAAAAAAAAAAAAAAAAAAAAAGCTATAACTTTATATGAGAACTTATTTTAAGAATTTAAAACTTTATTGAACTTTAACTAATTAGACTGTCTCCAAGTGTTTCCACAGTTGGTACATCTAATGAAATAGGTCGGTGCTTCATCAGCAGATCTTGTTTGTAAAACCCACCAGACCCCTTCTGTTCCACCACATTTATAACAGGTAATCTTCTTAGTTGGCATAGCTGTACTTTTCTTATCTGTGACAATTACTTCTTGTTGAGGGTTTGTTTCACCTTCAAAGCTGTACTGTTCCTTTACTTCTTCATCAGATATTGAATCTTCATATCCACAGCTACATTTTAAGTTTCCATCTTTATCTGGCAGTAATATTTTACCACATTTTGGACAAAATTCCATAGATAATTAACCTCT
This window of the Methanobrevibacter woesei genome carries:
- a CDS encoding transcription factor S yields the protein MEFCPKCGKILLPDKDGNLKCSCGYEDSISDEEVKEQYSFEGETNPQQEVIVTDKKSTAMPTKKITCYKCGGTEGVWWVLQTRSADEAPTYFIRCTNCGNTWRQSN